The Mesoterricola silvestris sequence GCCCCCGTCCCTGTCGTTGCCCCGCAGCGTGCCGTTGAAGCCGCCCTGGATCTCGAAGCCTTCGGGCAGGTCCCGGAACTGGAAGTCCTCCAGGGTCGCCCCCAGGTCGTAGTCCGTGAGGCCCCGGAACCCCCAGGTGATCCGTCCCCAGGCCGTGAGGGCGCCCTGGGCCATGGTCCCCTTCAGGGGCGTGGCCTGGGGGATGGTGATGTCCCGGCCGTGGAAGAAGGCCGAGAAATCCACGTTCTCGATGCTCTGGGGGTAGGTGCGCGCCGAGAGCCTGCCGCCGTGCAGGTCGAGGCGCCCTTCCAGGGCCGGCTCCGCGGGCTTGCCCACCAGGTCCAGGTTGAAGGTCGCGCTGCCTTCCGGCCGCAGGTCGGCCAGGAGGCTGTACTGGCCGGGGTTCAGGGTGTGGTCCAGGATGGCCTTGAGGTTGGCGAGCTCGGCGGCTCCCTCCAGCCGCAGGTCCAATTTGCCTTCGGGCTGGAAGGGCAGCCATCCCCCCAGGCTCATGGTGGTGGTGGCCAGCTGGGGTTTGCCCGCGACGGGGGTGGTGCGCCCCTGGGCCTGCAGGGAGATTTCCATGCCGCCGAGGTCGCCCTTGAAGGTGCCCGGCCGGCTTTGGACCAGCTCGAAACCCTGGAAGCTGCCCAGGAAGTTCCGCAGTTCGCCCTGCCACTGGAACCCGGCGGCGGTCCAGTCCCCCCGGCCATGGTAGTCCAGGCTCAGGTCCTTGAGGAAACCCTCGGAGAGCCGCGTGGAGACCCCCGCGGTGTCGGCGGAATCGGGCCCCAGGTGGACCCCCAGGTCCCCGGAAAGCCTGCCGGCGCCCACCTGGAGGCCGTGGAAGGTCATCACCGGCACGGCCTTGCCGGCCAGGCCCGCGCGGGCTTCCAGGTGGCCGTCCCGGAAGGTCAGGCCGGCCTCGATGCCCTCCAGGCTCCGCCCTTCCAGGTCCACGCGGCCTCCGGCGAGGGTGAAGGTCCCTTCCGGCGCCTGGGATGGCCCCAGGGGCGCGGTGAGCGGCCCGGAAAGGAGGCCCGCCACCTGGCCGCGGATCCGGGGGCCCTTCAGGCCCAGGACGGCGGTGTCCGCCTCGCCCTTCACCTCCACCTGCCACCGCTCCCGGCGGGCGTCCATGTCCATGGAGCCCCGCAGGTCCAGGGAGCCCGGGGCGCCCTCCAGGTGATCGAGGCTGTCGGCGACCCGCACGCCGGTGGTGCGCAGGCGCACCGAATTGATGTCCATGTCGAAGTTCGCGGAGGCGGCGGGCACCTTGAGGCCGTAGACCACGCCGTCCTCCGCCACGGCCTGCCCTTCCATGACGATGGCGCCCAGGGGCCCGTGGAGGCGCGCCCAGCCGCTCCCGATGCCCGTGATGGGCAGGTCGCCCTGGTCCGCGGCCCGCAGGCCCTCCTCCACCGGGAGGCGGAAGGCCCGAAAGCACATGTCGATGCCTTCGGCGTCCGGGGCGCCCTTGGCCCAGCTGATCCAGATGTCGCCGTAGCCGTGGCCCGCGCCCTTCTCCAGCTCGATGCCCGTGATGCGGATCTCGCTGTCCGAGAGGGTCACGTCGGCGGAGACGCGGTCCGCGTGCGCCCCGTGCCAGCGGGGGCCGTCCACCGCCACCTTGCCCTCCAGGTGGATCCCGTCCCGGGGATCCCACTGGAAGGTGGCGCGGGCGTCGACGGGACCCGACATGTCCAGCTCCGTGACCTTCCAGGCGGTGAGGGCCCTTGCCACGTCCGCGGCGTCGGTGCGCACCTCGCCCTCGGCGTCGATGCGGGAGAGGCCCCGGCGGTGCAGCTGGGCGGTGGCGCTGCCCCGGAATCCGGCCCCGGGCAGTTGCAGGTCCAGGGACGTGGCCCGGAAGGCGCCGCCCGCGAGGGAGAGCTCCATGGATCCCACCTGCTGGCCGTCCTTGGTGAACTGGCCGCTGCCCGTGAAGGTCAGCTTCTCCAGGTCGGGCACCTGCCAGGGAGGCGTGGCCATGGAGGCCGTGCCCCGGAAGCGCGCGGTGAGTCCCCTGAGGAGCTCGGACCGCGCGTAGGTGGCCGCGGGGGAAAGGGACACGCCCTCGGCGGTGAGCTCCAGGGAGGTGCCGTCCTGGCGGGTCCAGCTACCCTCGCCGCTGAGCCTGCCGTCGGCCGAGTCCCAGGCGATGCGCTCCACGCGGATGCGCCCCGGATTGCCGGAGGCGTTGGCGTGGAGGGTTCCGGGGTGGAAGGGCGTGCCCTTGGCCTGGATCTGGCGGCCGTCCACCGACAGGCTCCACACCGGGTTGGCGGCGGGACCCTGGACCTTGCCCTTGAAGTCCAGAAAGCCCGCGGCGGGGGCGGGTTTTCCGGGCAGGTAGCGCAGGGCCTCCCCCAGGTTGATCCCCCCGGTGGCCTCGGCCTTCACGGCCCGGGTCTTGAACTCGTAGGCGCCCAGCACCGCCAGGGAGCTGTCCCCCAGGTGCGCGCGCACGTTGACGGTGTCCACGCCCTTGTCCGTGAGGCGGAACTTGAGGGAGGCGTCGCCCAGGGCGCGGTCCGGCTCCTCCCCGAACTCGGCCCGGGGGAGGCGCACGTCGAGCCACACCTGCTGGGGCAGCCGGCCCCGGCCGTCCACCTTGAAGGCGAAGACCCCCCGGCGCAGGCCCCAGGCGGGTTCGTCCACCCGGGCCAGGCCGTCCAGCACCTCCACCCGGTCGATGCGCCAGGTGGGGCTCGGGGCGTTGGGGTCGTGTTCGGCCAGGTGGATGGCGGAAAGGCGCTTGGCGTCCACCACGATGCGGGGGCTCTGGAGGAGGATCCGCTTGAAGTGGTGGGTGCGCAGGAAGGTGTAGAGGTCGATCTGAACCTCCAGGAGCGGCGCCTGGAACAGGTCGCCCCCCACGGAAAAGCGGTGGAGCACGAGCCGGCCCTGGAAGGGGTGGATCTCCAGCCGCTCCGCCTGGAATCCGAGACCCGTCTCCTTGCGCAAGGCCTCGTCCACCTTCGCCACGATCCAGGCGTCCACGTAGGGCTGCTGCACGGCCCAGGCCAGGGCCCCCGCCACCACCGCGCCCGTGGCCAGGAGGTAGGTCAGCCGGCGCACCCACCTGCGGGACCAGGTCCGCTTCAGCAGGGAGGGGGGGGCATCTTCAGGGGTCAATTCTTCTCGCCGCAGGCAGGGCAGGTGGTGGCCGTCCTTGACAAGGGTTTATAGCAGAACCTGCAGAGGCGCGCATGGGTCACCACCGGGCTGCGCGGGGCGTGGCCGGGCGTGGCCAGGTGCGCCGCGAGCACCGCCGTGCCCACGGGCCGGGTCTCCCGGGCCACCCCTTCCCGCAGCGGACGGAGGGCTTCCAGGAATTTCTGGGCCGACAGGTACCGGTCCCCCAGATTGATGGCCAGGGCCTTCATCACCGCCTCGCTGAGGGCCTTGGGCACCTGG is a genomic window containing:
- a CDS encoding translocation/assembly module TamB domain-containing protein, whose translation is MTPEDAPPSLLKRTWSRRWVRRLTYLLATGAVVAGALAWAVQQPYVDAWIVAKVDEALRKETGLGFQAERLEIHPFQGRLVLHRFSVGGDLFQAPLLEVQIDLYTFLRTHHFKRILLQSPRIVVDAKRLSAIHLAEHDPNAPSPTWRIDRVEVLDGLARVDEPAWGLRRGVFAFKVDGRGRLPQQVWLDVRLPRAEFGEEPDRALGDASLKFRLTDKGVDTVNVRAHLGDSSLAVLGAYEFKTRAVKAEATGGINLGEALRYLPGKPAPAAGFLDFKGKVQGPAANPVWSLSVDGRQIQAKGTPFHPGTLHANASGNPGRIRVERIAWDSADGRLSGEGSWTRQDGTSLELTAEGVSLSPAATYARSELLRGLTARFRGTASMATPPWQVPDLEKLTFTGSGQFTKDGQQVGSMELSLAGGAFRATSLDLQLPGAGFRGSATAQLHRRGLSRIDAEGEVRTDAADVARALTAWKVTELDMSGPVDARATFQWDPRDGIHLEGKVAVDGPRWHGAHADRVSADVTLSDSEIRITGIELEKGAGHGYGDIWISWAKGAPDAEGIDMCFRAFRLPVEEGLRAADQGDLPITGIGSGWARLHGPLGAIVMEGQAVAEDGVVYGLKVPAASANFDMDINSVRLRTTGVRVADSLDHLEGAPGSLDLRGSMDMDARRERWQVEVKGEADTAVLGLKGPRIRGQVAGLLSGPLTAPLGPSQAPEGTFTLAGGRVDLEGRSLEGIEAGLTFRDGHLEARAGLAGKAVPVMTFHGLQVGAGRLSGDLGVHLGPDSADTAGVSTRLSEGFLKDLSLDYHGRGDWTAAGFQWQGELRNFLGSFQGFELVQSRPGTFKGDLGGMEISLQAQGRTTPVAGKPQLATTTMSLGGWLPFQPEGKLDLRLEGAAELANLKAILDHTLNPGQYSLLADLRPEGSATFNLDLVGKPAEPALEGRLDLHGGRLSARTYPQSIENVDFSAFFHGRDITIPQATPLKGTMAQGALTAWGRITWGFRGLTDYDLGATLEDFQFRDLPEGFEIQGGFNGTLRGNDRDGGLLKGSIRAKNMLYQTDFNITDILLATTMGGSGLLTSLDPSDPLARIDLDLDLHMARPWEFDTNYLKLQGRPAGSFKIMGTLAHPGIKGRMDLLPGGRLTNLVAAGDLVLERGSVEFTDPAVINPVVDLHGRIEVDPYLVNLDISGTLDAISVHPSSTPALRPDEILTILVDPGAVNKVGGSLGSSSTQSSVSTGILSQGAGLLSSLMLANTLERLRKTLTLDRVNFSLLGGPNLSLTLEKSFQIFGRRTPLIYSYKQEGTQSTIGGNVEWRFGNLVLTLGARQVTGASQTPGDTTVQGVQPSGEIRYTWTPK